Proteins encoded by one window of Cyclobacteriaceae bacterium:
- the argH gene encoding argininosuccinate lyase, translating to MSKLWKKDKDSLKSVEAFTVGKDRELDMHLAPFDVLGSLAHIRMLESIGLLTTDELSKLSTELKLIYKRIESGDFKIEDGVEDIHSQVELELTKKLGDAGKKIHSGRSRNDQVLVDIKLYLRHELEQIVESVNNLFGLLQAQSEKYKQHLLPGYTHFQLAMPSSFGLWFGAYAESLVDDVITLEAAYRVVNKNPLGSAAGYGSSFPLNRKLTTELLGFDDLNYNVVYAQMGRGKTERIVASAMANVAATLGKLSADACLFLNQNFGFIRFPDELTTGSSIMPHKKNPDVFELIRARCNQMMGLPNDIALLTANLPSGYHRDLQLLKEVLFPAIQHLKDCITMTQLMLENVQVKENILEDDQYKFLFSVEEVNKLVLSGMPFREAYQKVGRDIEQGNYSPEKNVNHTHEGSIGNLCTSEIAGMMKEALAKFRFERVHEATQKLL from the coding sequence ATGAGCAAGTTGTGGAAAAAGGACAAAGACTCTCTTAAATCTGTAGAAGCCTTTACGGTGGGTAAAGATCGTGAGTTGGATATGCATCTTGCCCCATTCGATGTGCTCGGTTCACTGGCGCATATTCGCATGCTGGAGTCAATCGGGTTGCTGACAACAGATGAGTTGAGTAAACTCTCAACTGAGTTGAAGTTGATTTACAAACGCATTGAATCCGGTGATTTTAAAATTGAGGATGGTGTTGAAGATATACACTCGCAGGTAGAACTTGAATTGACCAAAAAGCTGGGTGATGCCGGAAAGAAAATTCACAGTGGCCGTTCGCGTAACGACCAGGTGTTGGTGGATATTAAGTTGTATTTGCGTCATGAACTTGAACAAATCGTAGAATCGGTTAACAACCTGTTTGGATTGTTGCAGGCACAAAGTGAAAAGTACAAGCAACACTTGTTACCAGGCTATACGCATTTTCAATTGGCCATGCCCTCATCATTCGGGTTGTGGTTTGGGGCTTATGCCGAAAGTTTGGTAGATGATGTGATCACACTTGAAGCGGCTTATCGGGTTGTGAACAAAAATCCGTTGGGTTCTGCGGCTGGTTATGGATCATCTTTTCCCCTTAACCGAAAACTGACAACGGAACTCTTAGGGTTTGATGACCTGAACTACAATGTGGTGTACGCGCAAATGGGTCGCGGTAAAACAGAGCGCATTGTCGCCAGCGCCATGGCCAATGTGGCGGCTACATTGGGTAAGCTTTCTGCGGATGCCTGTTTGTTCCTGAATCAGAACTTCGGATTCATCCGTTTTCCGGATGAGCTCACCACAGGCTCAAGCATTATGCCGCATAAGAAAAACCCCGATGTGTTTGAGTTGATACGCGCGCGCTGCAATCAAATGATGGGGTTGCCAAACGATATTGCGCTATTAACCGCCAACCTGCCTTCCGGCTATCATCGCGATTTGCAGCTCTTGAAAGAAGTGCTGTTTCCTGCTATTCAGCATTTGAAAGATTGCATCACCATGACGCAACTCATGCTGGAAAATGTTCAGGTGAAGGAAAATATCCTGGAGGATGATCAGTACAAGTTTTTGTTTAGTGTGGAGGAAGTAAACAAGTTGGTGTTGAGTGGAATGCCCTTCCGGGAAGCGTACCAGAAAGTGGGAAGAGATATTGAGCAGGGAAATTACTCACCCGAAAAAAATGTGAATCATACACACGAAGGAAGTATCGGTAATTTGTGTACGAGTGAAATCGCGGGTATGATGAAAGAGGCGTTGGCTAAATTCAGGTTTGAGCGTGTGCATGAGGCTACACAAAAGTTATTATGA
- a CDS encoding M48 family metallopeptidase produces MTLSPEVLLWIIVGIVSVSFVFGQVLEYINLKAMRTDIPAEIASFYDRDKYEKSQRYHKEVTRFSFFTSTIGFMGSLLMLLLGGFGWVDGLLRIVTENQILLALLFFGVLGIASDLLTLPFQWYGTFVIEEKYGFNKTTIKTFVTDKLKGYVLGAIIGGGLLAALIYLVETIGPDFWMWFATMACAFMLFMNMFYTSLILPLFNKLTPLPDGELKTAIEEFSRKINFPITNIFVIDGSRRSKKANAFFSGMGKKKKIVLYDTLIANHTTEELVAVLAHEVGHYKKKHIIWSYVLSVVQIVFMLFVLSLMVFNENLSLALGGSQLAVHLNLLAFTILFSPISTITGLLMNVYSRKNEFEADAYARETYNGKALAEALKKLSVDNLSNLHPHPAYVFFHYSHPPLLQRLERIG; encoded by the coding sequence ATGACCTTATCTCCGGAAGTGCTTTTGTGGATTATTGTAGGTATTGTGTCTGTCAGCTTTGTATTCGGCCAGGTGCTGGAGTACATAAACCTGAAGGCTATGCGCACCGACATACCGGCCGAGATCGCTTCGTTTTATGACCGCGATAAATATGAGAAGTCGCAACGCTACCATAAAGAAGTAACGCGCTTTTCATTCTTTACCTCAACCATAGGTTTTATGGGTTCCTTGCTGATGCTCCTGCTGGGTGGCTTTGGTTGGGTAGACGGACTGCTGCGCATCGTAACGGAAAACCAAATTTTACTCGCCTTGCTTTTCTTTGGTGTGCTCGGCATCGCTTCCGATTTACTCACGCTGCCGTTTCAATGGTACGGCACCTTTGTAATTGAAGAGAAATACGGGTTTAACAAGACTACGATCAAAACCTTTGTTACCGATAAATTAAAAGGCTATGTGCTGGGCGCGATTATCGGTGGCGGACTGTTGGCAGCACTAATCTACCTGGTAGAAACCATTGGCCCGGATTTCTGGATGTGGTTTGCCACCATGGCATGTGCGTTCATGTTGTTCATGAACATGTTCTATACGTCACTGATTTTACCGTTGTTTAATAAACTCACGCCATTGCCCGATGGCGAATTGAAAACCGCAATCGAGGAATTTTCCCGCAAGATCAACTTCCCGATTACCAACATTTTTGTCATTGACGGATCCAGGCGCTCCAAAAAAGCCAATGCCTTTTTTTCCGGCATGGGCAAAAAGAAAAAGATTGTGCTCTACGATACGCTCATTGCCAATCACACTACGGAGGAACTGGTGGCGGTGCTGGCGCACGAAGTAGGGCATTACAAGAAGAAGCACATCATCTGGAGCTATGTGTTATCAGTTGTGCAGATTGTGTTTATGCTCTTTGTGCTTTCCCTGATGGTATTTAATGAAAACCTTTCGTTGGCTTTGGGCGGATCACAACTGGCGGTACACCTCAACCTGCTGGCGTTTACTATTTTGTTTTCGCCTATCTCGACAATTACCGGATTATTGATGAATGTGTACAGCCGCAAAAACGAATTTGAAGCCGATGCTTATGCCCGCGAAACCTACAACGGCAAAGCCCTGGCTGAGGCACTCAAAAAACTTTCGGTGGATAATTTATCCAACCTACATCCGCACCCGGCTTATGTGTTCTTTCATTACTCGCATCCGCCTTTGTTGCAGCGGTTGGAGCGGATTGGGTGA